The proteins below are encoded in one region of Bombus terrestris chromosome 7, iyBomTerr1.2, whole genome shotgun sequence:
- the LOC100642491 gene encoding uncharacterized protein LOC100642491 isoform X2 — translation MSGSEKPIRAIRQLSLQPPARRRQQIRRQRSAEDDKSLQICASPFARGKRGTSGKPGSERPKVRVAWKENRQKNDEKLEQVEVVARQIPGRSKSTTRRSKDFDGIDKPTILYSRLELAERLRLAWKHREKNKANINIFLARETVDERCDSEMSNHTTTTVPSSPVGESNEAKIEIPLNDYKMLDEKEEKEEEKLIINKLTRLLSENDDTITSRKSDRESSLLSLQSSSETKQVLEESKVSINMKNKEREKERLNEETSRDSNIDDTNTKKKSSASIDCSHYRVASTTLPSIKIENSTLAVTKVSKEDFSSARQKRASFHSGTNRAFLDPIRSSTEFRWNSMSDKNVPQKSSIDDRTATEKDTSARAIVQSKENVTNKRGASEENPIELRCDLASEKSVTQRITANSKLIRVTEKNARVKATIESRDASVDDKTMTIQRTNEADRFNLIKKTPSTSTVTEDKDSSTIDKATFSRNSSEVRCSSVNERNPPSRKTMENQKIDRKSRRTSSAPPQRRFESTSANNRVQVNIVIDSSGKNKNQSKQDVECKDNAMEKIDMTLTKISSNRAVRSAPSKRRSRSAKRRFWGGSNSKHEEDGKSRNKSAGRVRNSIDSRTMDIVTMVSLVSSADSDSDTENSPRDDKLIDELRSKLPTTSIIKTSINSALSSTGKPIKSVSFQNSFDEDALPKEQQLSSREEKKTTQPRLAIVNQRGNGTTSSSEETMSWRTDVTGGLALPILALIHDVEEPLDVPLTDREKRCLAVPIGDLHDKKRKLLKTRSTPSRSGMERQTTSVKIKMHESPRLIPQKMEIPARQIKTSINNSTANVKSALAPPPKETLQHVQSMPIEPHFQTNKEKECWHLYKKMCDKGVCVSFDTVLRGMLTPTEYRLRQKKVSQNL, via the exons ATGTCAGGATCCGAAAAACCGATCAGAGCGATCAGACAATTGTCCTTGCAACCACCTGCGCGTCGTCGTCAACAAATTAGACGACAAAGATCCGCGGAGGATGACAAATCGTTGCAAATCTGCGCGAGTCCCTTCGCACGTGGCAAGCGTGGAACGAGCGGTAAACCCGGCTCTGAGAGACCTAAG GTTCGCGTTGCCTGGAAGGAAAACCGCCAAAAGAATGACGAAAAACTTGAGCAAGTTGAAGTGGTGGCTCGTCAAATTCCTGGACGATCCAAATCGACCACAAGAAGGTCAAAGGATTTCGACGGAATCGACAAACCAACGATCCTTTATTCGAGATTAGAACTGGCCGAGAGGCTGAGGCTTGCTTGGAAACATCGCGAGAAGAATAAAGCCAACATTAACATTTTTCTTGCCCGTGAAACTGTGGATGAAAGATGCGATTCTGAAATGTCCAATCATACTACGACCACTGTCCCATCATCTCCTGTAGGAGAAAGCAACGAGGCTAAAATCGAAATACCTCTTAATGACTATAAAATGTTggacgagaaagaagaaaaagaagaggagaaacttattattaataaattaacgagACTTTTATCAGAGAACGACGATACGATTACTTCAAGGAAAAGCGACAGAGAATCGTCGCTTCTATCTCTACAATCCTCCAGTGAAACGAAGCAGGTTCTAGAAGAAAGCAAGGTCTCTATAAATATGAAGAATAAGGAACGAGAAAAGGAACGATTGAACGAG gAAACATCGAGGGACTCGAACATCGACGATACCAATACGAAGAAAAAGTCGTCGGCAAGTATCGACTGTTCGCATTATCGCGTTGCAAGTACAACGTTGCCGTCGATCAAAATCGAAAACTCGACCTTGGCAGTTACGAAAGTGTCGAAGGAGGATTTTTCATCGGCGAGGCAAAAGCGCGCGAGCTTTCATAGCGGTACCAACCGAGCCTTCCTCGACCCAATTAGATCGTCAACGGAGTTCAGATGGAATTCTATGTCGGATAAAAACGTACCACAAAAATCGTCGATCGATGATCGTACCGCTACAGAAAAAGATACTTCAGCTCGGGCGATCGTACAGAGCAAAGAGAACGTTACGAACAAAAGGGGCGCGTCGGAGGAAAACCCGATCGAGTTGCGCTGTGATTTGGCCAGCGAGAAGAGCGTAACGCAAAGGATTACTGCAAATAGTAAATTGATTCGCGTAACTGAGAAAAACGCTCGGGTTAAAGCGACGATCGAAAGCAGAGACGCTTCGGTAGACGATAAAACAATGACGATCCAGAGAACGAACGAGGCGGATCGatttaatttgattaaaaagaCTCCATCGACTAGCACCGTAACCGAGGACAAAGATAGTTCTACGATCGACAAAGCTACGTTCTCGAGAAATTCGTCGGAAGTGAGATGCAGCTCGGTGAACGAGAGGAATCCACCTTCGAGGAAGACGATGGAAAACCAGAAGATCGATCGAAAATCGAGAAGGACCAGTTCTGCGCCTCCGCAACGACGTTTCGAATCAACTTCGGCGAATAATCGCGTTCAGGTTAACATAGTGATTGATTCATCCGGGAAGAACAAGAATCAGAGCAAGCAAGATGTGGAGTGTAAAGATAACGCGATGGAAAAAATAGATATGACTTTGACGaag ATATCGTCAAATCGAGCGGTGAGATCGGCGCCATCGAAGAGGCGATCGAGAAGCGCGAAAAGACGCTTTTGGGGAGGAAGTAACTCGAAACACGAAGAAGATGGAAAATCACGGAATAAATCGGCTGGTCGTGTAAGGAATTCGATCGATTCCAGAACGATGGACATCGTTACAATGGTATCCCTTGTTAGCTCTGCAGACAGCGATAGCGATACCGAGAATTCACCCAGAGACGATAAGTTGATCGACGAGCTACGCAGCAAACTACCTACTACATCAATTATTAAAACTTCGATTAATTCGGCTTTAAGTAGTACAGGAAAACCTATCAAATCAG TTTCCTTTCAGAATTCCTTCGACGAGGATGCTTTACCGAAAGAGCAACAACTGTCGTCGAGGGAGGAGAAAAAGACGACACAACCGAGGCTGGCGATCGTTAACCAACGTGGAAACGGAACGACTTCGTCGAGCGAGGAAACGATGTCCTGGAGAACGGACGTTACCGGCGGTTTAGCTCTGCCTATTCTGGCATTGATTCACGACGTCGAGGAGCCGCTCGACGTCCCGTTGACTGATCGTGAAAAGAGATGCCTGGCCGTGCCTATTGGTGATCTACACGATAAAAAACGGAAATTACTAAAAACTCGTAGCACGCCATCACGATC TGGAATGGAGAGACAAACAACAtccgtaaaaataaaaatgcacGAGTCGCCGAGGTTAATCCCACAAAAAATGGAGATTCCCGCGCGACAAATTAAAACATCCATAAATAATTCCACCGCGAAT GTAAAATCTGCACTCGCACCACCTCCAAAGGAAACTCTTCAACATGTGCAATCTATGCCTATAGAACCACACTTTCAAACCAATAAAGAGAAAGAATGTTGGCATCTTTATAAGAAAATGTGTGACAAAGGCGTTTGCGTTTCTTTTGATACGGTTTTAAG GGGCATGCTTACACCAACGGAATATCGATTAAGACAGAAAAAAGTTTCACAAAATTTGTAA
- the LOC100642491 gene encoding uncharacterized protein LOC100642491 isoform X1, with amino-acid sequence MSGSEKPIRAIRQLSLQPPARRRQQIRRQRSAEDDKSLQICASPFARGKRGTSGKPGSERPKVRVAWKENRQKNDEKLEQVEVVARQIPGRSKSTTRRSKDFDGIDKPTILYSRLELAERLRLAWKHREKNKANINIFLARETVDERCDSEMSNHTTTTVPSSPVGESNEAKIEIPLNDYKMLDEKEEKEEEKLIINKLTRLLSENDDTITSRKSDRESSLLSLQSSSETKQVLEESKVSINMKNKEREKERLNEETSRDSNIDDTNTKKKSSASIDCSHYRVASTTLPSIKIENSTLAVTKVSKEDFSSARQKRASFHSGTNRAFLDPIRSSTEFRWNSMSDKNVPQKSSIDDRTATEKDTSARAIVQSKENVTNKRGASEENPIELRCDLASEKSVTQRITANSKLIRVTEKNARVKATIESRDASVDDKTMTIQRTNEADRFNLIKKTPSTSTVTEDKDSSTIDKATFSRNSSEVRCSSVNERNPPSRKTMENQKIDRKSRRTSSAPPQRRFESTSANNRVQVNIVIDSSGKNKNQSKQDVECKDNAMEKIDMTLTKISSNRAVRSAPSKRRSRSAKRRFWGGSNSKHEEDGKSRNKSAGRVRNSIDSRTMDIVTMVSLVSSADSDSDTENSPRDDKLIDELRSKLPTTSIIKTSINSALSSTGKPIKSVSFQNSFDEDALPKEQQLSSREEKKTTQPRLAIVNQRGNGTTSSSEETMSWRTDVTGGLALPILALIHDVEEPLDVPLTDREKRCLAVPIGDLHDKKRKLLKTRSTPSRSGMERQTTSVKIKMHESPRLIPQKMEIPARQIKTSINNSTANLQVKSALAPPPKETLQHVQSMPIEPHFQTNKEKECWHLYKKMCDKGVCVSFDTVLRGMLTPTEYRLRQKKVSQNL; translated from the exons ATGTCAGGATCCGAAAAACCGATCAGAGCGATCAGACAATTGTCCTTGCAACCACCTGCGCGTCGTCGTCAACAAATTAGACGACAAAGATCCGCGGAGGATGACAAATCGTTGCAAATCTGCGCGAGTCCCTTCGCACGTGGCAAGCGTGGAACGAGCGGTAAACCCGGCTCTGAGAGACCTAAG GTTCGCGTTGCCTGGAAGGAAAACCGCCAAAAGAATGACGAAAAACTTGAGCAAGTTGAAGTGGTGGCTCGTCAAATTCCTGGACGATCCAAATCGACCACAAGAAGGTCAAAGGATTTCGACGGAATCGACAAACCAACGATCCTTTATTCGAGATTAGAACTGGCCGAGAGGCTGAGGCTTGCTTGGAAACATCGCGAGAAGAATAAAGCCAACATTAACATTTTTCTTGCCCGTGAAACTGTGGATGAAAGATGCGATTCTGAAATGTCCAATCATACTACGACCACTGTCCCATCATCTCCTGTAGGAGAAAGCAACGAGGCTAAAATCGAAATACCTCTTAATGACTATAAAATGTTggacgagaaagaagaaaaagaagaggagaaacttattattaataaattaacgagACTTTTATCAGAGAACGACGATACGATTACTTCAAGGAAAAGCGACAGAGAATCGTCGCTTCTATCTCTACAATCCTCCAGTGAAACGAAGCAGGTTCTAGAAGAAAGCAAGGTCTCTATAAATATGAAGAATAAGGAACGAGAAAAGGAACGATTGAACGAG gAAACATCGAGGGACTCGAACATCGACGATACCAATACGAAGAAAAAGTCGTCGGCAAGTATCGACTGTTCGCATTATCGCGTTGCAAGTACAACGTTGCCGTCGATCAAAATCGAAAACTCGACCTTGGCAGTTACGAAAGTGTCGAAGGAGGATTTTTCATCGGCGAGGCAAAAGCGCGCGAGCTTTCATAGCGGTACCAACCGAGCCTTCCTCGACCCAATTAGATCGTCAACGGAGTTCAGATGGAATTCTATGTCGGATAAAAACGTACCACAAAAATCGTCGATCGATGATCGTACCGCTACAGAAAAAGATACTTCAGCTCGGGCGATCGTACAGAGCAAAGAGAACGTTACGAACAAAAGGGGCGCGTCGGAGGAAAACCCGATCGAGTTGCGCTGTGATTTGGCCAGCGAGAAGAGCGTAACGCAAAGGATTACTGCAAATAGTAAATTGATTCGCGTAACTGAGAAAAACGCTCGGGTTAAAGCGACGATCGAAAGCAGAGACGCTTCGGTAGACGATAAAACAATGACGATCCAGAGAACGAACGAGGCGGATCGatttaatttgattaaaaagaCTCCATCGACTAGCACCGTAACCGAGGACAAAGATAGTTCTACGATCGACAAAGCTACGTTCTCGAGAAATTCGTCGGAAGTGAGATGCAGCTCGGTGAACGAGAGGAATCCACCTTCGAGGAAGACGATGGAAAACCAGAAGATCGATCGAAAATCGAGAAGGACCAGTTCTGCGCCTCCGCAACGACGTTTCGAATCAACTTCGGCGAATAATCGCGTTCAGGTTAACATAGTGATTGATTCATCCGGGAAGAACAAGAATCAGAGCAAGCAAGATGTGGAGTGTAAAGATAACGCGATGGAAAAAATAGATATGACTTTGACGaag ATATCGTCAAATCGAGCGGTGAGATCGGCGCCATCGAAGAGGCGATCGAGAAGCGCGAAAAGACGCTTTTGGGGAGGAAGTAACTCGAAACACGAAGAAGATGGAAAATCACGGAATAAATCGGCTGGTCGTGTAAGGAATTCGATCGATTCCAGAACGATGGACATCGTTACAATGGTATCCCTTGTTAGCTCTGCAGACAGCGATAGCGATACCGAGAATTCACCCAGAGACGATAAGTTGATCGACGAGCTACGCAGCAAACTACCTACTACATCAATTATTAAAACTTCGATTAATTCGGCTTTAAGTAGTACAGGAAAACCTATCAAATCAG TTTCCTTTCAGAATTCCTTCGACGAGGATGCTTTACCGAAAGAGCAACAACTGTCGTCGAGGGAGGAGAAAAAGACGACACAACCGAGGCTGGCGATCGTTAACCAACGTGGAAACGGAACGACTTCGTCGAGCGAGGAAACGATGTCCTGGAGAACGGACGTTACCGGCGGTTTAGCTCTGCCTATTCTGGCATTGATTCACGACGTCGAGGAGCCGCTCGACGTCCCGTTGACTGATCGTGAAAAGAGATGCCTGGCCGTGCCTATTGGTGATCTACACGATAAAAAACGGAAATTACTAAAAACTCGTAGCACGCCATCACGATC TGGAATGGAGAGACAAACAACAtccgtaaaaataaaaatgcacGAGTCGCCGAGGTTAATCCCACAAAAAATGGAGATTCCCGCGCGACAAATTAAAACATCCATAAATAATTCCACCGCGAAT TTGCAGGTAAAATCTGCACTCGCACCACCTCCAAAGGAAACTCTTCAACATGTGCAATCTATGCCTATAGAACCACACTTTCAAACCAATAAAGAGAAAGAATGTTGGCATCTTTATAAGAAAATGTGTGACAAAGGCGTTTGCGTTTCTTTTGATACGGTTTTAAG GGGCATGCTTACACCAACGGAATATCGATTAAGACAGAAAAAAGTTTCACAAAATTTGTAA
- the LOC100642491 gene encoding uncharacterized protein LOC100642491 isoform X3: MSGSEKPIRAIRQLSLQPPARRRQQIRRQRSAEDDKSLQICASPFARGKRGTSGKPGSERPKVRVAWKENRQKNDEKLEQVEVVARQIPGRSKSTTRRSKDFDGIDKPTILYSRLELAERLRLAWKHREKNKANINIFLARETVDERCDSEMSNHTTTTVPSSPVGESNEAKIEIPLNDYKMLDEKEEKEEEKLIINKLTRLLSENDDTITSRKSDRESSLLSLQSSSETKQVLEESKVSINMKNKEREKERLNEETSRDSNIDDTNTKKKSSASIDCSHYRVASTTLPSIKIENSTLAVTKVSKEDFSSARQKRASFHSGTNRAFLDPIRSSTEFRWNSMSDKNVPQKSSIDDRTATEKDTSARAIVQSKENVTNKRGASEENPIELRCDLASEKSVTQRITANSKLIRVTEKNARVKATIESRDASVDDKTMTIQRTNEADRFNLIKKTPSTSTVTEDKDSSTIDKATFSRNSSEVRCSSVNERNPPSRKTMENQKIDRKSRRTSSAPPQRRFESTSANNRVQVNIVIDSSGKNKNQSKQDVECKDNAMEKIDMTLTKISSNRAVRSAPSKRRSRSAKRRFWGGSNSKHEEDGKSRNKSAGRVRNSIDSRTMDIVTMVSLVSSADSDSDTENSPRDDKLIDELRSKLPTTSIIKTSINSALSSTGKPIKSVSFQNSFDEDALPKEQQLSSREEKKTTQPRLAIVNQRGNGTTSSSEETMSWRTDVTGGLALPILALIHDVEEPLDVPLTDREKRCLAVPIGDLHDKKRKLLKTRSTPSRSGMERQTTSVKIKMHESPRLIPQKMEIPARQIKTSINNSTANLQVKSALAPPPKETLQHVQSMPIEPHFQTNKEKECWHLYKKMCDKGVCVSFDTVLRFEWACLHQRNID, translated from the exons ATGTCAGGATCCGAAAAACCGATCAGAGCGATCAGACAATTGTCCTTGCAACCACCTGCGCGTCGTCGTCAACAAATTAGACGACAAAGATCCGCGGAGGATGACAAATCGTTGCAAATCTGCGCGAGTCCCTTCGCACGTGGCAAGCGTGGAACGAGCGGTAAACCCGGCTCTGAGAGACCTAAG GTTCGCGTTGCCTGGAAGGAAAACCGCCAAAAGAATGACGAAAAACTTGAGCAAGTTGAAGTGGTGGCTCGTCAAATTCCTGGACGATCCAAATCGACCACAAGAAGGTCAAAGGATTTCGACGGAATCGACAAACCAACGATCCTTTATTCGAGATTAGAACTGGCCGAGAGGCTGAGGCTTGCTTGGAAACATCGCGAGAAGAATAAAGCCAACATTAACATTTTTCTTGCCCGTGAAACTGTGGATGAAAGATGCGATTCTGAAATGTCCAATCATACTACGACCACTGTCCCATCATCTCCTGTAGGAGAAAGCAACGAGGCTAAAATCGAAATACCTCTTAATGACTATAAAATGTTggacgagaaagaagaaaaagaagaggagaaacttattattaataaattaacgagACTTTTATCAGAGAACGACGATACGATTACTTCAAGGAAAAGCGACAGAGAATCGTCGCTTCTATCTCTACAATCCTCCAGTGAAACGAAGCAGGTTCTAGAAGAAAGCAAGGTCTCTATAAATATGAAGAATAAGGAACGAGAAAAGGAACGATTGAACGAG gAAACATCGAGGGACTCGAACATCGACGATACCAATACGAAGAAAAAGTCGTCGGCAAGTATCGACTGTTCGCATTATCGCGTTGCAAGTACAACGTTGCCGTCGATCAAAATCGAAAACTCGACCTTGGCAGTTACGAAAGTGTCGAAGGAGGATTTTTCATCGGCGAGGCAAAAGCGCGCGAGCTTTCATAGCGGTACCAACCGAGCCTTCCTCGACCCAATTAGATCGTCAACGGAGTTCAGATGGAATTCTATGTCGGATAAAAACGTACCACAAAAATCGTCGATCGATGATCGTACCGCTACAGAAAAAGATACTTCAGCTCGGGCGATCGTACAGAGCAAAGAGAACGTTACGAACAAAAGGGGCGCGTCGGAGGAAAACCCGATCGAGTTGCGCTGTGATTTGGCCAGCGAGAAGAGCGTAACGCAAAGGATTACTGCAAATAGTAAATTGATTCGCGTAACTGAGAAAAACGCTCGGGTTAAAGCGACGATCGAAAGCAGAGACGCTTCGGTAGACGATAAAACAATGACGATCCAGAGAACGAACGAGGCGGATCGatttaatttgattaaaaagaCTCCATCGACTAGCACCGTAACCGAGGACAAAGATAGTTCTACGATCGACAAAGCTACGTTCTCGAGAAATTCGTCGGAAGTGAGATGCAGCTCGGTGAACGAGAGGAATCCACCTTCGAGGAAGACGATGGAAAACCAGAAGATCGATCGAAAATCGAGAAGGACCAGTTCTGCGCCTCCGCAACGACGTTTCGAATCAACTTCGGCGAATAATCGCGTTCAGGTTAACATAGTGATTGATTCATCCGGGAAGAACAAGAATCAGAGCAAGCAAGATGTGGAGTGTAAAGATAACGCGATGGAAAAAATAGATATGACTTTGACGaag ATATCGTCAAATCGAGCGGTGAGATCGGCGCCATCGAAGAGGCGATCGAGAAGCGCGAAAAGACGCTTTTGGGGAGGAAGTAACTCGAAACACGAAGAAGATGGAAAATCACGGAATAAATCGGCTGGTCGTGTAAGGAATTCGATCGATTCCAGAACGATGGACATCGTTACAATGGTATCCCTTGTTAGCTCTGCAGACAGCGATAGCGATACCGAGAATTCACCCAGAGACGATAAGTTGATCGACGAGCTACGCAGCAAACTACCTACTACATCAATTATTAAAACTTCGATTAATTCGGCTTTAAGTAGTACAGGAAAACCTATCAAATCAG TTTCCTTTCAGAATTCCTTCGACGAGGATGCTTTACCGAAAGAGCAACAACTGTCGTCGAGGGAGGAGAAAAAGACGACACAACCGAGGCTGGCGATCGTTAACCAACGTGGAAACGGAACGACTTCGTCGAGCGAGGAAACGATGTCCTGGAGAACGGACGTTACCGGCGGTTTAGCTCTGCCTATTCTGGCATTGATTCACGACGTCGAGGAGCCGCTCGACGTCCCGTTGACTGATCGTGAAAAGAGATGCCTGGCCGTGCCTATTGGTGATCTACACGATAAAAAACGGAAATTACTAAAAACTCGTAGCACGCCATCACGATC TGGAATGGAGAGACAAACAACAtccgtaaaaataaaaatgcacGAGTCGCCGAGGTTAATCCCACAAAAAATGGAGATTCCCGCGCGACAAATTAAAACATCCATAAATAATTCCACCGCGAAT TTGCAGGTAAAATCTGCACTCGCACCACCTCCAAAGGAAACTCTTCAACATGTGCAATCTATGCCTATAGAACCACACTTTCAAACCAATAAAGAGAAAGAATGTTGGCATCTTTATAAGAAAATGTGTGACAAAGGCGTTTGCGTTTCTTTTGATACGGTTTTAAGGTTTGAAt GGGCATGCTTACACCAACGGAATATCGATTAA